A genomic stretch from Oncorhynchus tshawytscha isolate Ot180627B linkage group LG07, Otsh_v2.0, whole genome shotgun sequence includes:
- the LOC112253703 gene encoding heparan-sulfate 6-O-sulfotransferase 1-A-like: MVEASSKFLLIVVGSVCFMLILYQYVAPGVINFGSPRGYFTEEDDGGDIFPSPDPHYVKKYYFPVRDLERTVEFEIKGEDVIVFLHIQKTGGTTFGRHLVQNVRLEVPCDCRPGQKKCTCYRPNRKETWLFSRFSTGWSCGLHADWTELKNCVPGVLDKKETRMKNERKFYYITLLRDPVSRYLSEWRHVQRGATWKTSLHMCDGRTPTPEELPACYEGSDWSGCTLQQFMDCPYNLANNRQVRMLADLSLVGCYNMSTVPEQRRSQLLLDSAKKNLRDMAFFGLTEYQRKTQFLFERTFRLRFIRPFMQYNSTRAAGVDLDNTTVQRIEELNELDMELYDYARDLFQQRYQYTRQQERRLQRLRTHNQNHNGQGLGVEGQGLGVGLWPSRSKLTPGPGEGEVEDPEDGEVGGRLPTEDYMNQIIKRW; the protein is encoded by the exons ATGGTTGAGGCGAGCAGCAAATTTCTCCTAATTGTAGTCGGCTCCGTCTGTTTTATGCTGATCTTATATCAATACGTTGCGCCCGGGGTTATCAATTTCGGCTCACCACGCGGCTATTTCACTGAGGAGGACGATGGTGGGGACATTTTCCCTTCCCCAGACCCGCACTACGTCAAGAAATACTACTTCCCAGTCCGGGATTTGGAGCGAACGGTGGAATTTGAAATCAAAGGAGAAGACGTGATCGTGTTTTTACACATTCAGAAGACAGGAGGGACAACGTTCGGGAGACACCTGGTTCAGAATGTGAGGTTGGAGGTTCCGTGTGACTGTAGACCGGGTCAGAAGAAGTGTACCTGTTATCGACCCAACCGAAAAGAGACCTGGTTATTCTCCCGGTTCTCCACCGGTTGGAGTTGTGGCTTACACGCGGACTGGACCGAGCTAAAAAATTGTGTTCCTGGAGTTCTAGATAAAAAGGAGACCAGGATGAAAAATGAAAG gaAATTCTACTACATAACCCTCTTAAGGGACCCAGTGTCTCGGTACCTCAGCGAATGGAGACACGTCCAGAGGGGCGCGACGTGGAAGACCTCATTACACATGTGTGACGGACGAACCCCTACGCCGGAGGAACTACCAGCCTGCTACGAGGGTTCTGATTGGTCAGGATGTACCTTGCAGCAGTTCATGGACTGTCCTTATAACCTGGCCAAtaacagacag GTTCGTATGCTAGCGGACCTGAGCCTGGTAGGCTGCTACAACATGTCTACAGTCCCAGAGCAGAGGCGTTCTCAGCTGTTATTAGACTCCGCTAAGAAGAACCTGAGGGACATGGCCTTCTTCGGCCTGACAGAGTACCAGAGGAAAACCCAGTTCCTGTTTGAACGTACCTTCAGACTGAGGTTCATACGACCCTTTATGCAATACAACAGCACCAGAGCGGCCGGAGTGGATTTGGACAAcactacg GTGCAGCGCATCGAGGAGCTGAATGAGCTGGACATGGAGTTGTATGATTACGCCAGAGACCTGTTCCAGCAGAGATACCAATACACCAGGCAGCAGGAACGACGGCTGCAACGACTCAGGACCCACAACCAGAACCACAACGGTCAGGGGCTAGGTGTCGAGGGTCAAGGGCTGGGAGTGGGCCTGTGGCCTTCTAGATCCAAACTAACCCCTGGaccaggagagggagaagtggaggaCCCAGAGGatggggaggtgggagggaggttaCCGACGGAAGACTATATGAACCAGATAATTAAGCGTTGgtaa